The DNA sequence ACTTACGATTTGATCAGAAAGCTAGATATTGCACCAGGTGGAAATATGGATGTATTACTCCTACGATTCATGGATTACTGTCGGGATGAGGGGTATCAGATGTTAAATATGGGCTTAGCACCTCTCTCGGGATTTGATAAAAAAAATGGGGTCATCGAATCCACAATTAGTTTTTTGTATAATAAAAATTCACACTTTAAAAGCACCAGGGGGCTTAGAGAATTTAAAGAAAAGTTTGAACCTCATTGGGTGGAAAAGTACATCGTTTACTCCTACGATATTGATCTACTTGCAGCTCCTCTAGTTCTAAGTAAAGTAATGAGAAACCGAAAGTGATGATAAAACGCTTATTCGCTCCCTTGCCTTTGATCTCTCAGGTAACTAAATAGTTGGCGGGATTAAGATAAGCCGGAAATCACATCCATCTCTCTGATGCAGAACAATTAAAACAGCTGCTGTTACAGTTAACTCTAACTTTATTTTAATATGAGAACAGGCTTAATGTATTTAATACTACGCTTAAGGATTGTTTTTGTTGCTATCCTTCTTGTAAACACGAGCACTTATGCACAATCGCTATCTAGCAAGAATGCGCCATTCTTACATCGAGATAGCTTAGCTGTAGAAAATATTGGAAAATCTTTTTTTAAAAAAGACGCGGTAAGAATTGGTCTTACACCAACAATATTCTTCGCTGCGAGTGCTGCGACGTGGGGTAGTAGAGAGAATATAAGAGAAATTCGTAATCGGTACATTCCTACTTTTGCAAATCATTATGATGATTATATGCAGTATATGCCAGCTCTTAGTGTTTATGCCCTAAACCTTTCCGGAGTAAAAGGCCGCAACAATCTTGGACGCGCTACGGTATCCTACGCTATGAGCGCTGCTATTATGGCGATTATTGTCAATTCGATAAAATATACTGCTAATGTAGAAAGACCAGATGCCTCTAGTGCCAACTCCTTTCCTTCTGGGCACACATCCAATGCATTTATGAATGCAACTTTTATGCATAAGGAGTACGGCCAAATAAGTCCTATGTACAGTGTTGCGGGTTATTCAATGAGTACTTTTACTGGTATTGGAAGGGGGCTTAACAACAGACATTGGATTTCGGATGTGCTGGCTGGAGCAGGTATTGGCATAATTTCTACACAACTCGGATATCTCTTTGTAAACAAGTTGTACAAGAATGATGGTGACCGCCCGAACAATTTCCATTTTGAAAACAAGAACAATAACTTCTCTTATCTATCATTGAAAATGGGCTTCGCGTCCGCACGTAGAAATCTGATGGACGACCTCGATTTAGGGATTTACTCGCAGACCGGTTTTGAAGCAGGTCTGGATGGGGCGTATTATTTCAGCAAGAATGTGGGAGTGGGCGCCGATTTCTCCTTTTCGAGTTTTCCGATAAGTACAAGCAAAACAACCTTTATAGACCCAGAAATAGGCTCTGGGACATCCTCGATAATAACGCAATCTGTGGGTGTTTTGAATTTCACAATAGGACCCCATTACACCTACCAAATCTCTCCCAATTGGCTTGCACATGCCAAAGTAGGGGCGGGGGTAGCTGCTGGTGCTACCGGAAAAGTATCTTTTAAATTTGAGGATGACGATCACAACGTCTTAAACAATGAAATAGATTTACTCACTTATAAACCCTCTAGGTCTTTCAAAGTCAACGGTGGACTTAGTCTTACAAGAATGTTGAATGCGGAATTAGGAATTACGCTCTACGCCGATTATCACCATTTGAGACCTGTTTTCACCTATACCATCTCAGACGACATCCAAGAACCCAGTCAAGAACCGTCATCAAGTTTACAATTTAGGAAAAAAAATAATATGGATTATTTTACTACTGGATTAAAGCTAACTGCATTTTTTTAGGTTTCAGCGATATATTTTATGCCTGAAAAAGTGATACTTCGAATACAAGTAAGTCGTAATATAAAGAAGTATTTTTCGAACAAACCCTACCGGCCATCTCGGCACCAATAACTAATTATCCATTCCAATACCCCCTCCATTCTAATTTGTCTTATTGTCCTATGATTACGGCTTTTTGTGGGAACGTTAAAAGCTCAAGTGCAATACTTTTGTGCAGTAAATATATATGGGTGTTACAGAGAGTTAAATCCTCGGCTAATATTAGTAAATAAATAAGACAATAGTGATTAAGCCATGAAAAACGGAGTGTAGTTATATCACGATGTCTAATGCCTAAGCGCAGAGAGCAGTATCATAAGGTAATATAACAAGCTAAAAGAAAAAATTACTCTACCCGAATTTAGTATTATTTGAGTGAATGTTATGAAATTAAGTTTACGTAAAAACTGGAGCCTAGAATTACTCATTTTCTGTTCTATGCTTATTATAACAATGCTTC is a window from the Sphingobacterium sp. lm-10 genome containing:
- a CDS encoding phosphatase PAP2 family protein yields the protein MRTGLMYLILRLRIVFVAILLVNTSTYAQSLSSKNAPFLHRDSLAVENIGKSFFKKDAVRIGLTPTIFFAASAATWGSRENIREIRNRYIPTFANHYDDYMQYMPALSVYALNLSGVKGRNNLGRATVSYAMSAAIMAIIVNSIKYTANVERPDASSANSFPSGHTSNAFMNATFMHKEYGQISPMYSVAGYSMSTFTGIGRGLNNRHWISDVLAGAGIGIISTQLGYLFVNKLYKNDGDRPNNFHFENKNNNFSYLSLKMGFASARRNLMDDLDLGIYSQTGFEAGLDGAYYFSKNVGVGADFSFSSFPISTSKTTFIDPEIGSGTSSIITQSVGVLNFTIGPHYTYQISPNWLAHAKVGAGVAAGATGKVSFKFEDDDHNVLNNEIDLLTYKPSRSFKVNGGLSLTRMLNAELGITLYADYHHLRPVFTYTISDDIQEPSQEPSSSLQFRKKNNMDYFTTGLKLTAFF